The Macaca thibetana thibetana isolate TM-01 chromosome 5, ASM2454274v1, whole genome shotgun sequence genomic sequence cccaggggcagggcaggggaggaggtggCTCCCGGCGGCTGGGAGAACTAAGGGGCGCACACGCGCTTCGCAGGGCCGGGGTGACAGGGGGAGCCTGAGACGGCTGCGGACCTCCCTGGCCCCGTGGGTGGGCGCGGGGGCGCCGGCAGGGCCTGCAGGGGGCCCTGGAGGAATCTGCAAGCACCCGCCCGTGCAGCGGGCCTTCCGGGAGACTAGTGTGGACACGCCCTTCCCAGCTGGGACATGTGTGAGGCTGGAATTTAAACTCCGGCAGACAGAGAAGCGGCCGGAGGCAGGACTGGAAGAAACCCAAGTGCAAAGTCCAGCCCAAGGGCAGGAAGCAGAAATGCCTGACCTGCGTCAAACTGCGCTGTGAGGATAAGGTTCTGGGCAGGATGGTTCACTGCCCTGCAGAGACGCAGACTCGGCGGGAGCCTGAGGAGCAGCACGAGGCCAGGTGCAGCAGGTCGGAGCGGGCGCTGAGGACCCCACGACTGCTGCTTCCGGCGCAGTTCGCCTCCTCCAAGGCCCGGCCCCCAGCGGAGCGCAGCACGGAATCGCATGGCGCCCCCTGGAGCACTGGCGGGGTTACCAGTGGAAGAGCGCACCTCCCAGGGGGAGGACCCCAGTATATCCCTGGATAATAAAACTGTTCACTCCccgacaaaaataataattttgtctgGTCTTTGAAAATGTGTATCCTCTGTCTACTGGTCAAAATGCTGCCCATTTATCTATATGGGTAATTAAACTTTTTCATGAAgttatttaacattcttttttattatgaaacaaAACAGTAAATTTGTTAATGGTTTTAATATCATCtaatataattgaaaatatgtCAATTTGTCGTTGCCAATGAatctttgtgttatttattttactctgttAGATATTGTGTCCGTAAATGTCTAAGTGGCTTAGAATCTAGCCTAACATATTGTATGTGCTAAGTACTAATTCATCAAATTATCTTTCTATACCAttcttaaaatactattttttatttttattaaaaatttttttttgcctaatCTAATTATCTATGAACATTATGAGGTCTATTCAGTTTGCCCTCTTGATAAAAGCCggcaaagtttatttatttattttttttgagacggagtctccttctgttccccaggctacagtgcagtgacaaaatctcggctcaccacgatctccgcttccagggttcaagtgattctcctgcctcagcctcccgagtagctgggactacaggcggaaCTACAGGcctgctccaccatgcccagctaatttttgtattttcagtagagacagggtttcactatattggccaggctggtcttgaagtcctgaccacgtgatccgcccgcctcaggctcccaaagtgctgggattataggcttgagtcacagagccaggccttttttttatctctttattaatACGTTAGAGAGTATTAATGCAGTTCCCTCACAGAAGCATGTTGCATAGTGATGAAGTATGGGCTTCTGGTGTGACAATCATCTGAATGCTGTTTATTGTCCCAGTtagttattttctcattcttaaacCCTGTGCCAACCTCCCatctttctgagtctccagtATCTATTTTTCCAGTCTCTATATCCAAGTGTATGGGTAACTgagttcccacttacaagtgagaaaatgcagaatttgattttctgtttctgagttttttcacttacaataatgacctccagttttatgcatgttgttgcaaaatacatgattttattcttcatggctgagtagcattccatggtataaatGTATAGCACATTTTCCTTATTTGATTATTGATTGATAAATTTAAATTGATTTCATATattggcaattgtgaatagtgctgcaataaacatgtgagcgtgagtattttctttatgcaataaattattttcctttgggtagataccaagtAGTGGGAGTGCTGAATCAAATGGAAGCTCTATTTTGGTCTTTTttgaaatctccatactgttttccatagaggttgtagaAAGTTACATTTCCAcaaacaatgtataagtgttttcttttctctgtatccttgctGATAgctcatttttctgctttttagtaatagccattctgcaTGGTGtaagttggtatctcattgtggtttttaattggcatttctctgatcattggCAATGCTGAGCATCTTTTACATGCTTGTTGACcatcattgtctttttttaaaaaaaaatgttcatactCTTTACTTGCTCTTTAATggttacttgttttatttttgttgagctGTTTGAGTTCCTCGTATATTCTGGAGATTAGATCTTTGTTACATGCAAAACTTGTAAACATTTATCTCATCCCATAGGTTTTCTGTTCACTGTGTTAATTAGAAAGCTCATTTTCAGGagctttttagtttcattgagttccttttgtctatttttgttattgttacatCTGCTTTGagatcttagtcataaattctttgtccAAGTCAATATTCACAAGAGTTTATTCAGAGAGTTTCTTCTAgcattttaatggttttaggtcttacattttagtcttttaatccatattgagttgatttttgtatatggtgggaCATAGGGATGCCATTCCATACTTCTGCATATGGCAATATAATTTTTCCAGCACACTTTGTTGAATAGGACGTCACTTCTCCAGTGaatgtttttgttgactttgtaaAAGATCAGTTgtttgtaggtatgtggctttatttctaggttctctattctgtaaCATTGATGTATGTGTCATTTTATATCAGTACCGTGCTGCTCTGGTTACTAAAGCCTTCTAGTATAATTTTAAGTCAGATAACGTAATATCTCCAGCTTTATTCTCCTTGCTTAgatttgctttggctattcaggctctttttgtggttccatgtgaattttagaattttttctctaattttataaaaaataacattggcattttggtaggaattgcatttaatatgtagattgctttgggcagtagagtcattttaatgatcacaattattccaatccatgagcatgggatgtttttctcatttgtgtcaggtacaatttctttcatcagtgttttgtagttttccttgtagggACCTTTCATCTCTTTGACTAATtgtatttctaagcattttacctttttaccttttttgtagctattgtaaaaggaagAGACTTTTTAATTCAGTTCTCAGCTTGATCATCattagtgtataaaaatgctactaatttttgtgcattgatttttgcatcctgaaacattacatttatttatcaaagtaagagtttttttggtggtttttaggTTTTTTGTATATTATGGTATTATGTAAGCatcaaagagggacaatttgactttctcattACAACCACGTAGATGCTCCCACCAAGACCAACAGACAGAGTCTCTGGGGAGGGCACAGGTGATAGTATTTCTTTAAGCTGGCCATGTCATTATGGCTGGAAGCCTGGGCTGACAGCCACTTAGCTAAGCATTGCCTCTCAAGTTTTtaagttccttccttccttcctttcttttctctttctttctttcgacagtTTTCACTCattgtccaggcaggagtgccatggcgccatcttggctcactgcaacctccgtctcccaggtttgagcgattctccagtctcagccacctgagtagctaggattacaggcaccagtcaccacacctggctaatttttgtatgttttagtggagacatggtttggccatgttgcccaggctagtcttgaactcctgacctcaggtgatctgcccacttcagcctcccaaagtgttaggattacaggagtgagccaccacgcttggctgcCTCTCAAGTTTCAATGTGTCTATGAATTATTTCCGATTCCAGGCCTCTCTCTTAGTGATGTGATTCTGCCCAGCTGCCTCTCAAGTTTCAACGTGCATATGAATCATTTCCCATTCCAGGCCTCTCTTTTAGTAACGTGATTCTTCAGGTTTGGAAGGGGTCCATGAATTGGCTTCTTTAAAAAGTCTCCTCTTAATGCTGATGTTTCTTCCACTACATCCAATATAGTAGCACTCAGCTAGAGAAAGTAGGCACAGCACAGAGCTCCTGACACCCAACACTCTTACCACAACACAAATACTTTTGGCCCAAAGTGGAAACCACCAATCACCATTTCCAAACATGTCATTTTCTGCTGGCTCTTTACAGTTTAGAAAGCCTAGAGAAGGCGTCAATGTTTGAGTAAGTCTGCATTTGGAAAACACATACACCTGAGTTAATacaatgtttattgagcacatacCATGTGTTCAGAAGTCTGTCACTGAGCACTGTTCAGGAAACATTGCATGATGTGAGTTAATCCTCAGCACCCTGGGAGTTAGGTGCTAAGTTTTCTGTAATTTTCAGGATTTAAATGAAGGGCctagcatttctattttttcttccattttaaaaattatttacctgaaaaataaaatgtgcagaATAAAAGCTATATCGACAGATGAGAGggatagagaaaaaagagtgaactGTTCAGAgagatgttttatatttatatttactttcttgTGCCTTGTGGAGCAGCCACTGGATttgcaggaatggaaaacaagTTGCTAGGTGGGATGTCTCTAGAAGGTTTCCTTATGTTGGGTAGGCtgtcctcgaactcctgacctaaggtgatccacccgccttggcctcgcaaagtgctgggattacagttgtgagccgccatgcctggccaggccTGAGTTTTGCCTGAGCATGTCTCTTTCTAAGAAAGTACAGCATATGGCAGTTACAAGGTCtcttttatctaaaataaatagaatttaataaataaaaatttaaaaattttacttgagATTAAAGGACAAATCAAAACATGTATGTAATGTGTTGTCTGTAGAAGTATATTTTAACAATGACATAAATTATTAATAGCcaataaatgttataataatttattaactaAAACGAACAAAATTCCTATTATGATATCTATGAAAATACTTTCTTAGAGTAAAATATTCTCATATCTTGAGAGGGCACTGGTTAAAAACAGCAAAGATTTGCATGTCGATGTCTTATCAAGTAAGTAGCAGACCCCTCTTCACACCTTTACAGAGTCATCCAAAAAGCAGTAATTTACACAAGAGCAGACAATTTTCCTAGCTTTCTATTGAGGTTATATGTTAATGTTGTTACAGAATTTAActcaattttcttataaaattaccTGACCAAATTTTATATGATATTATGATAtcacaatatatcaaaatttatttagatgtcaaataaattttatatatcataatattataatacataaCGATATTATGATAAGTTCCATTTAGATTCAGATGATTTCACTAGGCAGTGTCTATCgaccactaatttttttttggttccactATTTGCACAGACAGCACAGCTGGGAAAACACAGACTCACCCAACACAGTCTCTTCCCTggttctttctcctcctcaggGAATCAGCTCATCAGTCAATCAAGTCATCTGGGACTGGAGGCTGAGTACTCCCTAACACAGAAGGTCTCATTCCTGCATGCTTTCCTCAGCAGATGGGGAGACAAGAAGGTCCTTTCAGGAAACACTTGCTGGCACATGAACTAACCCTTCTGTAGTCTGAGGGTTCTGACCAGCAGAGACAGACTCCACCGCAGTAGGAAGGGATGAGGCTGCTGTTCTGAACCTGGAGCTCCCCCACACCTTGTCCCATCTCACTGAGGCAATTTTGAGAGGCCGCCCTGGAATATGTCTTGATGATGGATGTTGAGAAACAACGTGGGTTTGATGGGATTCAGGTGGTGTATGCTGTGTAACGACAGGAGCTGAATGCTCAGAATAAATTCCACAGAACACAAATTCCACAGAACACAATGGCGCTTCCAGGATGACTGAGGAAGGGTGAGAAAGGGGGAAAGGTTTTCTACCTAGACTTTTTGCTACCTCAGTAATCAGGGGCTGATTAGGTTAGCACTGGCTCAACCTAATCAATTCAATTTTATTGCATTTGGTCTAATTATCTTCCCCATTTTTAAGATAGGAAGGGCCTtttcatttggtatttttttctctgcatttttatttcatcatatatatgtGGATCTAATACAATCAACCGTTATTTGACATTTGTTGTTTCTAAGcatttaagaaattataatatCTATGCATACACTGTTAACACTATGTATAATAAATTCTCTTTCTGtgcaaaatatataacatatgtcaATGTAGGTATGTTTAATTGTGCATCTTGAAAGGTGAACAGCATCATAAATACTTTCAGGAACTGGGacagaaatgggaagaaatgaTTCCCTGATCTTCTGATCCCTGTGCTCctggttctttgttttcttgacaCTATGACAGAATCCTGAAACTGTCTCCCCTTAACTGTGTCTAGGTCCTCAGTAGACTACAgcaaaaaactttttattgaggCGCTAAGaagcggcaggaaggagaaaactgCTCAGTCAATAAGAGTCAGCCACGCCCAGCCAAGGGACATATAAAGGCAGGTCCAGCAGAACAACCCACAGTCCGCCTTTGGGCGTGTAAGAACAGCCTCCTTTTACTTGAGCCTCAACATGGGAAATGAACACCCTGATCTCCACTCCTCCTCCATCCAACACCCCACTGACCAGCCCCCTTCCCCACAGGTCTTTACAGAAAAGGGCTCAGATGAGAAGAAACCATTCAAAGGAAAAGGCAAGATGGCTTCTTCCCATTCCAGTGAGAAGCACATACAAAGGTAAGGCCTCCAGCTGCTCCCATGGAGGCTGGAAGGAGGGTTGGAATCAGGGATACTGAGCCATGTGTCTTTAGTAgggttttattttgagatttggGGATGGGAAACGGCTTAGCGCCCTCAGGGGACTTTGAGAAATGTGTTCACTCGTGACGCTGGCAGAAGAGCTTCACATGAAAGACTGATCTGCAAAAACGCATCAGGGATAGACTATGGGACTCTGCCTAGGGAGAAATGAGTCACCTAAACTTCCTTTTACAGCAGGATTGGAGCCCAATCCAAACAAGGAGGAGAATTCTGAGGAAACCAACCTCAAGGCTGGGAACAGCACTGCTGGATCCAGTAAGATTTGACTCTTTCCAGGCGAGAAGGGACAGGGCAGCAACACAGGCTCCCCTGGCAAGGAAACCCGGAGCTCCTTGGCAGCCAGGGCCGTATAGATCCTGGACACTGGAGAACAGAAGAGAGCTGGGGTTTGGTGGCAACCTGAGCTCCTGTGTGTCCAGGATGGACTAGGAATTTCAGGGTGTTCAGTTGGAGGCACTTTCTCAAACTCTCATTGTATTCACAGAACCAGAGTCCAACTCATATCGGGAAAAccgcaggaaaagaaaaatcagttccAAGGACAGCTGCCAAGACAGAGCAGGTAGAATCTTGGTGTTTTTTCTtgttggtggtagtggtggtttttttgttttttatttgcccCAAAAGGCAAATTATCAGGAAACTTTCATATGAGACTTGAGCAGAAAGGCAGTTACTGACAAGTAAATTTTTGAGATCTTAGCACTCTGAGAATATTTGGGGACTCACAAGGGGTTCAGCCTCACTTCATTCCAGTGCTGATGGTCAGGAAGGAGTGGGAGAAACAAGTGGGGTTCACCTGGGTGCACAGGAGGTTCTGGAAATGAGGGTCTGTGGGGACTGCTCTGGCGAGTCTCTCACAAGCTTTCTCTGTAGGGAACTGTCCAGAAGAGGAGTGCAGCTtgatgttggaaaaaaaaaaaaaaaaaaatcaagatcctCCCACTGCTGTGCACAACAGTGAAATCCAGGAGACCTGTGATGCCCACCATAGGGGACATTCCAGGGCTTGCACAGCAAGCGGCACAGGTCTCGGGCCCTAGGAGTCCAAACACCATCACATCGAAAAAGCTTGATGACCTCTGTGCCAGCTATGTCTGAGGCTATTTATCAAGACCTAGCCCAGGTGCAGGCCCAGCAGATCAGTTCTCCACTAACCTGGGAGCAGCTGACACTGCTCATCCGGGGCCTCTGTGTGCCCAGGTGCAGACCTTGTATTCCACGGCCACCCAGGCAGCTTATGTCTTCCCTGCTGAGGGCTGGCTTGTCCCACCCACACTGCCTGGTCCTGGGGATTCAGCCCTGGACAGAGGAGCCCATCCCTTTCCTGGGCAGGAGATAACTGAGCCTCTCAGTGGATCAGATGAGGCTGAGCTGAACACCCTGATCCTGTTCAGCAGAGGATGCAGCTCTGGGAATGACAACAAGGATCTGCTACTTCTCAGATTCTTCCACATGACCAGCACTGACAACTGTCCGCGAAATTCCGGCCAGGTCTCCCCTCCATGGCTCTCCCGACACCTGCCGACAGCACCCTTCCCGCGGAAGCCACAGGACCAGGACAGCGAAGGAGACTCGTTTGGACCCCGCGCCAAAGGGAGGCCCTGCGAGCCTGTTTGGAGCGGAACCAGTACCCGGGCATCGCCACCAGGGAAGAGCTGGCCCAGGCCATCGGCATTCCAGAGCCCAGGGTCCAGATCTGGTTTCAGAATGAGAGATCACGCCAGCTGAGGCAGCACCGGCGGGAATCTCGGCCCTGGCCCGGGAAACGCGGCCCGCAAGAAGGCAGGCGAAAGCGGACCGCCGTCACCCGGTCCCAGACTACCCTGCTCCTCAGAGCCTTCCGGCAGGATCGCTTTCCAGGCATCGCCACCAGGGAAGAACTGGCCAGAGAGACGGGCCTCCCGGAGTCCCGCATTCAGATTTGGTTTCAGAACCGGAGGGCCAGGCATCTGGGCCAGGGTGGCGGGGCACCGGCGCACGCAGGCGGCCTGTGCAAGGCGGCCCCCGGGGGGTGTCCCCCCGCTCCCTCGTCAGTAGCCTTCACCCACCTCGGGGCGTGGGGAACGGGGC encodes the following:
- the FRG2 gene encoding LOW QUALITY PROTEIN: protein FRG2 (The sequence of the model RefSeq protein was modified relative to this genomic sequence to represent the inferred CDS: inserted 2 bases in 2 codons), producing MGNEHPDLHSSSIQHPTDQPPSPQVFTEKGSDEKKPFKGKGKMASSHSSEKHIQSLSQAFSVGNCPEEECSLMLEKKKKKNQDPPTAVHNSEIQETCDAHHRGHSRACTXKRHRSRALGVQTPSHRKSLMTSVPAMSEAIYQDLAQVQAQQISSPLTWEQLTLLIXGPLCAQVQTLYSTATQAAYVFPAEGWLVPPTLPGPGDSALDRGAHPFPGQEITEPLSGSDEAELNTLILFNSST